From one Triticum urartu cultivar G1812 chromosome 3, Tu2.1, whole genome shotgun sequence genomic stretch:
- the LOC125547976 gene encoding putative transcription factor bHLH041: protein MDSSSWIHGYYGPSSGAGGGNSGFMCGYAASCVVPEELQSRKEEEERTQIQHHLNQISMQMNMEDEPAAYIVPAGDGVAVGMQQSVLDEFDFLSSHHAGGCSFPSSSSTSSSFRSASLSCSPEISSAHALATPAAGLQFPEVSSHVPPLVLPCDDDYHQYILNFQDTAAMEPGVVPASAFSRYARHLGARRRPKPACGQKMFKKSMSVLVKMQAAMRYSHQQHHFQQASPEAELSSVNQLQHMISERKRREKLNDSFQALKTVLPPGSKKDKTSILITAREYVNSLKSKVCDLEEKNKALQAQLAQCARDAGVEEDDAEKVEIQITRVAADREDGTTTSEVCTVKIAARPAHGNTMDVVLRTLQCLNDQMGEDDVSLVAMSTSDGDAGNGLTGAFLTMQLKSASGAKWEEEMVREAVAKAVAARTGADRRGDAAGRSRHAE from the exons ATGGACAGCAGCAGCTGGATCCATGGATACTACGGCCCCAGCAGCGGCGCCGGCGGCGGTAACAGCGGCTTCATGTGCGGTTACGCCGCCAG CTGCGTCGTCCCCGAAGAGCTGCAGAGCaggaaggaggaagaggagcgCACGCAGATTCAGCACCACCTCAACCAG ATCAGCATGCAGATGAACATGGAGGACGAGCCAGCTGCGTACATCGTCCCTGCCGGCGATGGGGTCGCCGTGGGCATGCAGCAGTCTGTCCTAGACGAATTCGATTTCCTCTCCTCGCACCACGCCGGTGGCTGCAGCTTCCCCTCctcgtcctccacctcctcctcgtTCCGTTCCGCCTCGCTCTCTTGCAGCCCGGAGATATCCTCCGCGCACGCCCTCGCGACGCCCGCCGCCGGCCTGCAGTTCCCCGAGGTCTCCTCGCATGTACCGCCGCTGGTGCTCCCATGTGACGATGACTACCACCAGTACATCCTGAACTTCCAAGACACGGCCGCAATGGAGCCTGGCGTGGTGCCGGCAAGCGCGTTCAGCCGCTACGCGCGGCACCTCGGCGCGAGGCGGAGGCCAAAGCCGGCATGCGGGCAGAAGATGTTCAAGAAATCCATGTCCGTCCTGGTCAAGATGCAGGCGGCGATGAGGTACAGCCACCAGCAGCACCACTTCCAGCAAGCGTCGCCGGAGGCCGAGCTGTCGTCGGTGAACCAGCTGCAGCACATGATCTCCGAGCGCAAGCGCCGGGAGAAGCTCAACGACAGCTTCCAGGCTCTCAAGACCGTCCTTCCTCCCGGTTCCAAG AAAGACAAGACGTCGATACTGATCACCGCGAGGGAGTACGTGAACTCCCTCAAGTCCAAGGTCTGCGACCtcgaggagaagaacaaggcgcTCCAGGCGCAGCTGGCCCAGTGTGCCCGCGACGCCGGGGTCGAAGAAGACGACGCCGAGAAGGTCGAAATCCAAATAACCAGAGTGGCGGCGGATCGGGAAGATGGGACGACTACGAGTGAGGTTTGCACGGTGAAGATAGCGGCGAGGCCGGCGCATGGCAACACGATGGACGTGGTGCTCAGGACGCTGCAGTGCCTCAACGATCAGATGGGGGAAGACGACGTAAGCCTGGTGGCCATGAGCACCAGCGACGGCGACGCCGGCAACGGCCTCACTGGAGCATTCCTGACGATGCAGCTCAAA TCAGCGTCCGGCGCCAAGTGGGAGGAGGAAATGGTCAGGGAAGCCGTGGCGAAGGCCGTCGCGGCCCGCACGGGCGCCGACCGCCGTGGCGACGCCGCCGGCCGGTCTCGGCACGCCGAATAA